The following are encoded in a window of Sinorhizobium sojae CCBAU 05684 genomic DNA:
- the ffh gene encoding signal recognition particle protein encodes MFESLQDRLGSILNGLTGRGALSEADVSAALREVRRALLEADVALDVVRSFTEKVREKAVGAEILKSIKPGQMVVKIVHDELVAMLGSEGVTIDLNAPAPVVIMMVGLQGSGKTTTTGKIAKRLTAREKKKVLMASLDTRRPAAQEQLRQLGVQTGIDTLPIIAGQSPTDIAARAVQAAKLGGHDLVILDTAGRTHIDEPLMIEMAEIKRKSNPHEILLVADALTGQDAVNLARNFDERVGITGLVLTRMDGDGRGGAALSMRAVTGKPIKLIGVGEKMDELEEFHPRRVADRILGMGDIVSLVERAAENIDTEKAAAMAAKMAKGKFDLNDLADQLRQMQKMGGMGGIMGLMPGMAGMKDKMAAAGLDDSLFKRQLAIISSMTKAERANPDILKHSRKKRIASGSGTDASDINKLLKMHRQMADMMKMMGGKGKGGMMKQMMGGLANKMGLGGLSGGMPDLSKLDPKQLEALQKQAEAAGLGKPGSVPGLGGGLPGQGLPGLGGTKLPGLGGFPGLPGLPKKK; translated from the coding sequence ATGTTCGAGAGCCTGCAGGACCGCCTTGGTTCCATATTGAATGGACTGACCGGCCGCGGCGCCCTGTCGGAAGCTGACGTTTCCGCGGCGCTACGGGAGGTTCGCCGTGCGCTGCTCGAAGCTGACGTCGCCCTCGACGTCGTGCGCTCCTTCACCGAAAAGGTGCGCGAGAAGGCGGTCGGCGCGGAAATCCTGAAGTCGATCAAGCCCGGCCAGATGGTCGTCAAGATCGTCCATGACGAGCTTGTCGCCATGCTCGGCTCGGAAGGAGTGACGATCGACCTCAACGCACCCGCCCCCGTTGTCATCATGATGGTCGGCCTGCAGGGCTCGGGCAAGACGACGACGACCGGCAAGATCGCCAAGCGGCTGACGGCGCGCGAGAAGAAGAAGGTCCTGATGGCCTCGCTCGACACCCGTCGCCCGGCCGCCCAGGAACAATTGCGCCAGCTCGGCGTCCAGACCGGAATCGACACGCTGCCGATCATCGCCGGCCAGTCGCCGACCGATATCGCCGCCCGGGCCGTGCAGGCGGCGAAGCTCGGCGGCCATGACCTCGTCATCCTCGACACCGCCGGCCGCACCCACATCGACGAGCCGCTGATGATCGAGATGGCGGAGATCAAGCGGAAGTCCAATCCCCACGAGATCTTGCTCGTCGCCGACGCGCTCACCGGCCAGGACGCCGTCAATCTCGCCCGAAACTTCGACGAACGCGTCGGCATCACAGGCCTGGTCTTGACCCGCATGGACGGCGACGGCCGCGGCGGCGCGGCTTTGTCGATGCGCGCCGTCACCGGAAAGCCGATCAAGCTCATCGGCGTCGGCGAGAAGATGGATGAACTCGAGGAGTTCCATCCCCGCCGCGTCGCCGACCGCATCCTCGGCATGGGCGACATCGTCTCGCTGGTCGAGAGGGCCGCGGAGAACATCGACACGGAGAAGGCGGCCGCCATGGCCGCCAAGATGGCCAAGGGCAAGTTCGATCTCAACGACCTCGCCGATCAGTTGCGCCAGATGCAGAAGATGGGCGGCATGGGCGGCATCATGGGCCTGATGCCGGGCATGGCCGGCATGAAGGACAAGATGGCCGCCGCCGGCCTCGATGATTCCCTGTTCAAGCGCCAGCTCGCCATCATCTCCTCGATGACGAAGGCCGAGCGAGCCAATCCGGACATCCTCAAGCATTCGCGCAAAAAGCGCATCGCCAGCGGCTCCGGCACCGATGCCTCCGACATCAACAAGCTTCTGAAAATGCACCGCCAGATGGCGGACATGATGAAGATGATGGGCGGCAAGGGCAAAGGCGGCATGATGAAGCAGATGATGGGCGGCCTTGCCAACAAGATGGGTCTTGGGGGTTTGAGCGGCGGCATGCCCGATCTCTCAAAGCTCGACCCGAAACAGCTCGAAGCGCTGCAGAAGCAGGCGGAAGCCGCCGGCCTCGGCAAGCCGGGCAGTGTGCCCGGGCTTGGCGGCGGCTTGCCGGGCCAAGGATTGCCAGGTTTGGGCGGCACCAAGCTGCCGGGTCTCGGCGGTTTCCCGGGCCTTCCCGGCCTGCCGAAGAAGAAGTGA
- a CDS encoding chorismate mutase: MLDPEIKEELASYRQSIDNIDAALVHMLAERFRCTKAVGVLKAKHSLPPADPAREEYQIERLRRLAKDANLDPDFAEKFLNFIIKEVIRHHEAIAADRSQPAGSAGTTRSA, encoded by the coding sequence ATGCTTGATCCCGAGATCAAAGAAGAATTGGCGAGCTATCGGCAGTCGATCGACAATATCGATGCCGCTCTCGTCCATATGCTGGCCGAACGCTTCCGCTGCACCAAGGCGGTTGGCGTTCTGAAGGCCAAGCACAGCTTGCCGCCGGCCGATCCGGCGCGCGAAGAATACCAGATCGAACGCCTTCGGCGCCTTGCCAAGGACGCCAATCTGGATCCGGATTTCGCCGAGAAGTTCCTGAACTTCATCATCAAGGAAGTCATCCGGCATCATGAAGCCATCGCCGCCGATCGCTCGCAGCCCGCGGGCAGCGCCGGTACCACCCGTTCCGCTTGA
- the rpsP gene encoding 30S ribosomal protein S16 produces the protein MALKIRLARGGSKKRPYYQIVVADARSPRDGRFLEKLGSWNPMLAKDDEKRIELNAERVSHWIAQGAQPTDRVLRFLDQAGLAKRPARNNPTKAQPGKKAQERAAEAKQRAEEAAAAAAESAAE, from the coding sequence ATGGCACTGAAAATTCGTCTCGCCCGTGGCGGTTCCAAGAAGCGCCCCTATTACCAGATCGTCGTCGCCGACGCGCGCTCACCGCGTGACGGCCGTTTCCTCGAGAAGCTCGGCTCCTGGAACCCGATGCTCGCCAAGGATGACGAAAAGCGCATCGAGCTGAATGCCGAACGCGTGAGCCACTGGATCGCCCAGGGCGCGCAGCCGACCGACCGCGTGCTCCGCTTCCTCGACCAGGCCGGCCTCGCCAAGCGCCCGGCCCGCAACAACCCCACAAAGGCACAGCCGGGCAAGAAGGCTCAGGAGCGCGCCGCCGAAGCCAAGCAGCGCGCCGAAGAAGCAGCCGCTGCCGCAGCGGAATCTGCCGCGGAATAA
- the rimM gene encoding ribosome maturation factor RimM (Essential for efficient processing of 16S rRNA), whose translation MTTLKNPVLMATIGAAQGLRGEVRVRSFTDEPAALGDYGNLHSEDGRVFEILEVREAKNVVIVRFRGINDRTAAEALNGLELFIERDNLPDDDLEEDEFFYADLEGLEAVDGAGKSYGSVTGVFDFGAGDLLELKGPGRRPVLIPFTEWSVLEIDLEAGKLLVDPVAAGLVDDKDEGIGKSFPTKRK comes from the coding sequence ATGACGACACTCAAGAACCCTGTTCTGATGGCAACGATCGGTGCGGCGCAAGGCCTGCGCGGCGAAGTCAGGGTCAGATCCTTTACGGACGAACCGGCTGCGCTCGGCGATTACGGCAATTTGCACAGCGAAGACGGCCGCGTCTTCGAGATCCTGGAAGTTCGCGAAGCGAAAAACGTCGTCATCGTGCGCTTCCGCGGCATCAACGACCGGACTGCGGCCGAGGCGCTGAACGGCCTTGAGCTTTTCATCGAGCGCGACAATCTCCCCGACGACGACCTCGAAGAGGACGAGTTCTTCTATGCGGACCTTGAAGGGCTGGAAGCCGTCGACGGCGCCGGCAAGAGCTACGGCTCGGTGACCGGCGTTTTCGATTTTGGCGCCGGCGATCTTCTGGAACTGAAAGGTCCGGGCAGAAGACCGGTGCTCATTCCCTTCACCGAATGGTCGGTCCTGGAAATCGACCTCGAGGCGGGCAAGCTGCTGGTCGACCCGGTAGCCGCGGGCCTTGTCGACGACAAGGACGAGGGCATCGGCAAATCCTTCCCCACCAAGCGTAAGTGA
- the trmD gene encoding tRNA (guanosine(37)-N1)-methyltransferase TrmD yields MPFRATVLTLYPEMFPGHLGLSLAGKALERGQWSMEAVQIRDYAEDKHRTVDDTPAGGGAGMVLKPDVLARAIDHVSTDDDRPRLLMTPRGRPLTQARVRELASGPGAVIVCGRFEGVDQRVIDARRLEEISIGDYILSGGEPAALVLLDAVVRILPGVMGNDLSGVHESFEGGLLEHPHYTRPQVFEGQEIPAVLTSGNHGAVARWREAEARRLTEERRPDLLKQASTQPVKK; encoded by the coding sequence ATGCCTTTCCGCGCAACGGTGCTGACGCTTTATCCGGAGATGTTCCCGGGGCATCTCGGCCTGTCCCTTGCGGGCAAGGCGCTGGAACGCGGGCAATGGTCTATGGAGGCCGTACAGATCCGCGATTATGCGGAGGACAAGCACCGCACCGTGGACGACACGCCGGCCGGCGGCGGCGCCGGCATGGTGTTGAAGCCGGATGTGCTTGCCCGCGCCATCGATCATGTCTCGACGGATGACGACCGGCCGCGCCTGTTGATGACCCCGCGCGGGCGGCCGCTGACGCAGGCGCGGGTGCGCGAGCTTGCAAGCGGCCCCGGCGCGGTCATCGTCTGCGGCCGCTTCGAAGGCGTCGACCAGCGCGTCATCGATGCGCGCCGGCTCGAAGAGATCTCGATCGGCGACTATATCCTGTCCGGAGGCGAGCCGGCGGCGCTGGTGCTGCTCGATGCGGTCGTGCGCATCCTGCCGGGGGTGATGGGCAACGACCTCTCCGGCGTACATGAGAGCTTCGAGGGCGGACTGCTGGAGCACCCGCACTACACGCGGCCGCAGGTCTTCGAAGGTCAGGAGATTCCGGCGGTGCTGACCTCCGGAAACCACGGCGCCGTCGCCAGGTGGCGCGAGGCCGAAGCACGACGGCTGACGGAGGAACGCCGGCCCGATCTGCTGAAGCAGGCATCGACTCAGCCGGTGAAGAAATAA
- a CDS encoding sulfite exporter TauE/SafE family protein produces the protein MTLFHVLLLFVAGFLSGVVNAIAGGGTFLTFGAMTLGGLPPIVANATSSIIQLPGYITSALAYAKEIRADGRNAVVLGLISAVGGLAGALILLSLSNPSFRAMVPWLLIAATAVFAAGPLLKPKARSDEHRIGLLGVASQMVTSVYGGFFGAGMGIMMLAVLGLATGGGYHRLNALKNFISIVIATIAIFVFAAGGVVSWLHAAIMVPGAALGGYSGVWAARRVPQSVIRALVVAVGMLLAAYYFFTG, from the coding sequence ATGACGCTATTCCACGTGCTACTGCTGTTCGTTGCCGGATTTCTGTCCGGGGTCGTCAACGCCATCGCTGGCGGCGGCACGTTTCTCACCTTCGGTGCCATGACGCTGGGCGGCCTGCCGCCGATCGTCGCCAATGCCACCTCCTCGATCATCCAGCTGCCCGGCTATATCACCTCGGCGCTCGCCTATGCCAAGGAGATCCGCGCCGACGGGCGCAATGCGGTCGTCCTCGGGCTCATTTCGGCCGTCGGCGGGCTTGCGGGGGCACTGATCCTCCTCTCGCTCTCCAATCCGTCCTTCCGCGCCATGGTGCCCTGGCTCCTGATCGCCGCCACCGCAGTCTTCGCCGCCGGGCCCCTGTTGAAGCCGAAGGCGCGCAGCGACGAGCACAGGATCGGCCTCCTGGGAGTGGCAAGCCAGATGGTAACCTCCGTCTATGGCGGCTTCTTCGGCGCCGGCATGGGCATCATGATGCTCGCGGTTCTCGGCCTTGCGACCGGCGGCGGCTATCACCGGCTGAACGCGCTCAAAAACTTCATCTCCATCGTGATTGCCACGATCGCGATTTTCGTATTCGCGGCGGGCGGTGTCGTTTCCTGGCTGCACGCGGCGATCATGGTGCCAGGCGCGGCACTCGGTGGTTATTCGGGCGTCTGGGCGGCGAGACGGGTTCCCCAATCGGTTATCCGCGCGCTTGTCGTGGCCGTCGGCATGCTGCTGGCCGCTTATTATTTCTTCACCGGCTGA
- the rplS gene encoding 50S ribosomal protein L19, whose amino-acid sequence MNIIQQLEAEQAAKIAAKRTLPEFSAGDTVRVNVRVVEGNRTRVQAYEGVCIARSGGGINESFTVRKISYGEGVERVFPVYSPLVESVEVVRRGKVRRAKLYYLRDRRGKSARIVENTGTRARKLNEAERQAVAEEKARIEAEKVAAAQALAAEKAAAEAAEKAAAEANAAENAAE is encoded by the coding sequence ATGAACATCATCCAGCAGCTGGAAGCCGAACAGGCCGCCAAGATCGCCGCCAAGCGCACCCTTCCGGAATTCTCCGCCGGCGACACCGTCCGCGTCAACGTCCGCGTCGTCGAAGGCAACCGTACCCGCGTTCAGGCCTATGAAGGTGTCTGCATCGCCCGCTCCGGCGGCGGCATCAACGAGAGCTTCACCGTTCGCAAGATTTCCTATGGCGAAGGCGTGGAGCGCGTCTTCCCGGTTTACTCCCCGCTCGTCGAGAGCGTCGAAGTCGTTCGCCGCGGTAAGGTGCGTCGCGCCAAGCTCTACTACCTGCGCGACCGTCGCGGCAAGTCGGCTCGTATCGTCGAGAATACCGGCACGCGCGCCCGCAAGCTGAACGAGGCCGAGCGTCAGGCCGTTGCCGAGGAAAAGGCACGCATCGAGGCTGAAAAGGTCGCAGCCGCCCAGGCGCTCGCCGCCGAGAAGGCCGCCGCCGAAGCCGCCGAGAAGGCAGCTGCCGAGGCAAATGCAGCGGAAAACGCTGCGGAATAA